The following proteins come from a genomic window of Corynebacterium falsenii:
- a CDS encoding ABC transporter permease subunit produces the protein MLRIARSEWIKLRTTKSLWWTSVLVIVFSLGFTLLMGLLTGSTLANTDPAKEPDIYSAMMNSLKNSSALSGFLFFGLMVILIQGVLTVTSDYGSNTSKTTLLATPKRWPVPVAKFLVYGLIAAVISLISTAGSILVYQWTLGTKIDDAAMLTNVGLGADSAWTMIGRGVLYAVLAVAVAIGVGYLVRHTAGGISLILLWVLVIEQTLVQLLPKVRDYLPPYMPFKNMENATLMMDTPDAPWGQVGSIAYFAGIAAVIFIAGVVALQKRDA, from the coding sequence ATGCTCCGAATCGCACGTTCCGAGTGGATCAAGCTCCGCACTACCAAGTCTCTGTGGTGGACCTCTGTTCTGGTCATCGTGTTCTCCCTCGGGTTCACCCTCCTCATGGGGCTTCTCACCGGCAGCACCCTGGCCAACACTGACCCGGCCAAGGAGCCGGATATCTATTCGGCGATGATGAACTCGCTAAAGAACTCCTCGGCCCTGAGCGGCTTCCTCTTCTTTGGGCTCATGGTCATCCTCATTCAGGGTGTTCTGACCGTCACCAGCGATTATGGTTCGAACACGTCCAAGACAACCCTGCTGGCCACCCCTAAGCGCTGGCCCGTTCCGGTTGCGAAGTTCCTGGTGTACGGCCTGATCGCGGCGGTGATTTCTCTCATCAGCACTGCGGGGTCCATCCTGGTCTATCAGTGGACGCTCGGGACCAAGATCGACGATGCAGCCATGCTCACCAACGTTGGCCTCGGCGCCGATAGCGCTTGGACCATGATCGGCCGCGGCGTGCTCTATGCCGTTCTGGCCGTGGCCGTGGCAATCGGGGTGGGTTACCTTGTGCGCCACACCGCCGGTGGCATCTCCCTGATCCTGTTGTGGGTGCTGGTGATCGAGCAGACATTGGTGCAGCTGCTCCCCAAGGTTCGGGACTACCTCCCGCCCTACATGCCCTTCAAGAACATGGAAAATGCCACGTTGATGATGGACACTCCCGATGCGCCGTGGGGTCAGGTCGGCAGCATCGCCTACTTTGCGGGGATCGCCGCGGTGATCTTCATCGCCGGTGTGGTCGCGCTGCAGAAGCGGGATGCCTAA
- a CDS encoding multidrug effflux MFS transporter, which produces MGIFVLLGLALLSAAGPLGMDMFMPSLPQIAVDYSTTAPMAQLGITFFMLGMGLGQVFIGPLSDERGRRKLLISGMILAVAASIVCAVAPTIEVFIAGRLLQGTAGGVGVVLARAIVGDRVSGARAAKAYAVMMTVVGVAPVIAPLIGAAVAGVFHWRAVFWLLVIIAVAQLLVALRLPESLPPDQRTGTGVAGTFRNMGGLLTVRPFVANLVVFGLGFGAMFSFISGSSVVLQQQLGLSAGMYSVVFAINASALIVTNIIGGRLAGRVSSQRLQAVGVTLVALGALSLGIVTLTDPVVVPVVASTFVLTSGTALCMVHSTAIAQGMATGRQGAASALLGASQFAVGSLVSPLVAVGDNKLASMAIVMAVCAAGAVVGKLVSFTSRSASAD; this is translated from the coding sequence ATGGGGATCTTTGTTTTGTTGGGGTTAGCTCTGCTCTCAGCGGCTGGCCCGCTAGGCATGGATATGTTCATGCCCTCGCTTCCCCAGATTGCCGTGGACTATTCCACCACGGCTCCGATGGCTCAGTTGGGCATCACGTTCTTCATGCTCGGCATGGGCTTGGGACAGGTCTTCATCGGCCCCTTGTCTGACGAGCGCGGCCGGCGCAAGCTGCTGATATCGGGAATGATTTTGGCCGTGGCGGCGTCGATCGTGTGCGCCGTTGCCCCGACCATCGAGGTGTTTATTGCGGGGCGTTTGTTGCAGGGCACCGCCGGCGGCGTGGGCGTGGTGCTGGCGCGCGCGATCGTCGGCGACCGGGTATCTGGTGCCCGGGCGGCGAAGGCGTACGCCGTCATGATGACCGTGGTGGGTGTTGCTCCCGTTATCGCGCCGCTCATCGGCGCGGCCGTGGCCGGGGTGTTCCATTGGCGTGCGGTGTTCTGGCTGCTGGTGATCATCGCCGTGGCACAGCTTCTGGTGGCGCTGCGGCTCCCGGAGTCCCTGCCGCCGGATCAACGTACGGGCACGGGAGTGGCCGGAACGTTTCGCAACATGGGTGGGTTGCTAACGGTTCGCCCGTTCGTGGCCAACCTCGTGGTCTTCGGCCTCGGTTTCGGAGCCATGTTTTCGTTTATCTCCGGCTCTTCCGTGGTACTGCAGCAGCAGTTGGGGCTGAGCGCTGGCATGTACTCGGTGGTGTTCGCGATCAACGCCTCGGCGCTCATTGTCACAAACATCATCGGCGGGCGGTTGGCTGGCCGGGTGTCTTCGCAGCGTCTGCAAGCCGTGGGTGTCACGTTGGTGGCCCTGGGTGCGCTGTCGTTGGGGATCGTCACGCTGACGGACCCGGTGGTGGTTCCGGTGGTCGCCAGCACTTTTGTGCTGACGAGCGGAACGGCGCTGTGCATGGTGCACAGCACTGCTATTGCTCAGGGGATGGCCACGGGCCGTCAGGGTGCCGCGTCGGCGCTGCTGGGGGCCAGCCAGTTCGCGGTGGGAAGTCTGGTGAGCCCGCTTGTTGCTGTGGGTGACAACAAGCTGGCTTCCATGGCCATTGTCATGGCTGTATGCGCGGCCGGTGCGGTTGTGGGGAAGTTGGTCTCCTTCACCTCGCGGTCAGCGAGTGCCGACTGA
- a CDS encoding MarR family winged helix-turn-helix transcriptional regulator, with translation MYNDSPSQSAPQPIRGRRAPEVLPEVDVAEIAASVYDFLSATRRLMERPNQKLAISQSEIEVLQFVAQHPGCGVSDIARLRFLRASNVSATVRRLINNGLVKRQANSQDKRAQDLFLTDDGVEMMNSITDEWALLIARATRRMDARDIAKLRRGVPALRNLSIAAETLIDDMQRESTGE, from the coding sequence ATGTACAACGATTCACCAAGCCAGTCCGCGCCCCAACCCATCCGCGGACGCCGGGCACCCGAGGTGTTGCCCGAAGTGGATGTCGCCGAGATCGCGGCCAGCGTTTATGACTTCCTCTCCGCCACCCGCCGGCTGATGGAGCGCCCTAACCAGAAACTCGCCATCTCCCAGTCCGAGATCGAGGTTCTGCAATTCGTCGCCCAACACCCCGGCTGCGGCGTATCCGATATCGCCCGTCTGCGCTTCCTCCGCGCCTCCAACGTCTCCGCCACCGTGCGGCGACTCATCAACAACGGGCTCGTGAAGCGCCAGGCCAACAGCCAGGACAAGCGCGCCCAGGATCTCTTCCTCACCGACGACGGCGTGGAGATGATGAACTCCATCACCGACGAGTGGGCGCTGCTCATCGCCCGCGCCACCCGCCGCATGGACGCCCGCGACATCGCCAAGCTGCGCCGCGGCGTGCCCGCGCTGCGCAACCTCTCGATCGCCGCAGAGACGCTCATCGACGACATGCAGCGGGAAAGCACCGGCGAGTAG
- the cls gene encoding cardiolipin synthase: MTFNVFNLVLNMADDLQWWQVALIVLDYTFKFVALGWVPADRRPTSAMAWLLAIFLIPFLGLFLFFLMGSPYVNRRRHRIQNEANEAIRTISADEPDIPDGNDVNDEFRSMVQLNRELTAMPAVDGTLTQLYTHYTDSIEAMVRAIDKAREYVNVEIYIMAWDDTTEPFFLALGRAAHRGVKVRVLWDHLGAHKYEGNKDLGKKLTSMGIEWAVMLPLQPWRWRFRRPDLRNHRKLVVVDGDVAFMGSQNMIEAPYENKKNHEIGRHWVDIIAEVRGPVVATINSVFAVDWYTETDESLDLIAPGTMKENLRDSNSDTGKDLMQIVPSGPGFTTEPNLRLFTSMAHHAKRKLQIVSPYFIPDESLMEGVTTACYRGVEVELYVSEESDQALVGHAQSSYYRELLKAGVKIYLYPAPAVLHTKCAVADDDIAVMGSSNMDMRSFGLNYEISMMTGKGELMNQLVALAEEYKEKSTLLTAEEWEKRPWHKKYLDNVARLTSALQ; this comes from the coding sequence ATGACGTTCAATGTGTTCAACCTTGTGCTCAACATGGCCGATGACCTGCAATGGTGGCAGGTGGCGCTCATCGTGCTGGACTACACCTTCAAGTTCGTAGCGCTCGGTTGGGTTCCCGCAGATCGGCGCCCCACCTCGGCCATGGCGTGGCTGTTGGCGATCTTCCTCATTCCCTTCCTGGGACTGTTCCTGTTCTTCCTCATGGGTTCGCCCTACGTCAACCGACGGCGCCACCGCATCCAAAACGAGGCAAACGAAGCGATCCGAACAATCAGCGCGGACGAGCCGGATATCCCCGATGGCAACGATGTCAACGACGAATTTCGCAGCATGGTGCAGCTCAACCGCGAGCTCACCGCCATGCCCGCAGTGGATGGCACGCTCACACAGCTCTATACCCACTACACGGATTCCATCGAGGCGATGGTGCGCGCCATCGACAAGGCACGGGAATACGTCAACGTGGAGATTTACATCATGGCGTGGGACGACACGACCGAGCCGTTCTTCCTAGCCCTGGGACGCGCCGCGCACCGCGGGGTGAAGGTGCGTGTGCTGTGGGATCACCTGGGCGCCCATAAGTACGAGGGCAACAAGGATCTCGGCAAGAAGCTCACCTCCATGGGCATCGAATGGGCAGTCATGCTCCCCCTGCAGCCGTGGCGCTGGCGCTTCCGCCGACCCGATCTGCGCAACCACCGCAAGCTCGTGGTGGTCGATGGAGACGTGGCGTTCATGGGCAGCCAGAACATGATCGAGGCACCCTACGAGAACAAGAAGAACCACGAGATCGGACGGCATTGGGTAGACATCATCGCTGAGGTGCGCGGCCCCGTGGTCGCCACGATCAATTCCGTGTTCGCGGTGGATTGGTACACGGAAACTGATGAATCGCTGGATCTCATCGCTCCCGGCACGATGAAGGAAAACCTGCGGGACAGCAATTCCGATACGGGCAAGGACCTCATGCAGATCGTGCCCAGCGGACCCGGGTTTACCACGGAGCCGAATCTGCGGCTGTTTACCTCCATGGCCCACCACGCCAAGCGCAAGCTGCAGATCGTCAGCCCGTACTTCATCCCCGATGAGTCCCTCATGGAAGGCGTGACCACGGCGTGTTACCGCGGCGTGGAGGTGGAGCTGTACGTGTCCGAGGAATCCGATCAGGCGCTTGTGGGGCATGCGCAATCCTCGTACTACCGCGAGTTGCTCAAGGCCGGGGTCAAGATTTACCTCTACCCCGCCCCGGCCGTGCTGCACACCAAGTGCGCTGTCGCCGACGACGACATTGCCGTGATGGGAAGTTCCAACATGGACATGCGCTCGTTCGGTCTGAACTATGAGATTTCGATGATGACTGGCAAGGGTGAGCTTATGAATCAGCTCGTGGCTCTTGCGGAAGAATACAAGGAGAAGAGCACTCTGCTCACCGCCGAGGAGTGGGAGAAGCGCCCGTGGCACAAGAAGTATCTGGATAACGTGGCGCGCCTGACCAGCGCCCTGCAGTAA
- a CDS encoding exodeoxyribonuclease III has product MRIATWNINSVRKREQRVRDFLERSDVDVLCLQETKCTNAQFPDFTDTGYEQAHNGGSSFNGVALLSRVGLDNVSTEFGQPGFSKDLSKEPAVEARAIGAECNGVTVWSLYVPNGREIADPHYTYKLRWLHALADYAAQGPEKLCLVGDFNIAPRDEDVWDRSYFNGKTHVTPRERACLDELEKAGLTAATDLIKDEYTYWDYQAMRFPKNEGIRIDLQYARGITAESARVDRDERKGKEPSDHAPVIVDYS; this is encoded by the coding sequence ATGCGCATCGCAACGTGGAACATTAACTCCGTCCGGAAGCGGGAGCAGCGAGTACGGGACTTCCTGGAGCGCTCCGACGTTGACGTGCTGTGCCTGCAGGAAACCAAGTGCACAAACGCACAGTTCCCCGACTTCACGGACACCGGATACGAGCAGGCCCACAACGGGGGAAGCAGCTTCAACGGCGTGGCTCTCCTCTCGCGCGTGGGGTTGGACAACGTGAGCACGGAGTTCGGCCAGCCCGGGTTCTCTAAGGACCTGTCGAAGGAGCCCGCTGTGGAAGCCCGGGCGATTGGCGCGGAATGCAATGGGGTGACGGTGTGGAGCCTGTACGTGCCCAACGGCCGTGAGATCGCGGACCCGCACTACACCTACAAGCTGCGCTGGCTGCACGCCCTGGCCGACTACGCGGCTCAGGGACCGGAGAAGCTGTGCCTCGTGGGCGATTTCAACATCGCGCCGCGTGACGAAGACGTGTGGGATCGCAGCTACTTCAACGGCAAGACCCACGTGACACCCCGGGAGCGGGCGTGCCTCGACGAGCTGGAGAAGGCCGGTCTCACGGCCGCGACGGATCTCATCAAGGATGAGTACACCTACTGGGATTATCAGGCCATGCGTTTTCCCAAGAACGAGGGCATCCGCATTGACTTGCAGTACGCTCGCGGGATCACCGCGGAATCCGCCCGCGTGGACCGTGATGAGCGCAAGGGCAAGGAGCCGTCCGACCACGCCCCCGTCATCGTCGACTACAGCTAA
- a CDS encoding N-acetylglutamate synthase, CG3035 family, whose translation MPTPSATTINAPPPTMNTPYTSYSAAAAGARRVPGLDFPISRRTDPVSVRPGTRVIVRRLLDTPDDHGHTVTDVIGTLVSTSPLRVRAHSPQDNLTAADDATDAQRTVEIDPRSVVVLKTLSTKPVRNRDIRAVEQAAAAAFPGKTNRMIGGWLARAGDGITERSNSAVPIGPEAATSALPLDEIHAFYREHDLPTQLLVPDRIGRAAENVAGERGPEIIVMTRDLKSTDAPDATNSPATRPPELSAGVEITVTDQPDEDWLSMYHFRGEPLPRHALELLCERIDGTLGFARLTVDGQLAAITRGTITRGGEHTWLGYSAVEVAEDFRRQGLGTLLGRHMLYWGTAGGADGAYLDVISTNVAGRGLYHNLGFGEHHRHRSVRVG comes from the coding sequence ATGCCGACCCCTTCGGCCACGACGATTAACGCTCCCCCACCGACCATGAACACCCCCTACACCTCCTATAGCGCCGCTGCCGCCGGCGCCCGCCGCGTCCCCGGCTTGGACTTTCCCATCTCTCGGCGCACCGACCCCGTCAGCGTGCGGCCGGGCACGCGCGTGATCGTGCGCCGCCTCCTCGATACCCCAGATGACCACGGCCACACCGTCACCGACGTGATTGGAACACTGGTCTCCACGTCGCCGCTGCGGGTTCGAGCGCATTCACCGCAGGACAACCTGACTGCCGCTGACGACGCAACAGACGCGCAACGCACTGTGGAAATCGACCCACGTAGCGTCGTCGTGCTTAAAACACTGAGCACCAAGCCGGTTCGCAACAGGGATATCCGCGCCGTGGAGCAAGCGGCGGCCGCGGCGTTTCCCGGCAAGACCAACCGCATGATCGGCGGGTGGCTGGCTCGGGCTGGCGACGGGATCACGGAGCGCTCCAACTCCGCCGTGCCCATCGGGCCGGAGGCCGCGACCTCGGCACTGCCGCTCGACGAGATCCACGCGTTCTACCGCGAGCACGACCTGCCCACGCAGCTGCTCGTTCCCGACCGCATCGGACGCGCCGCCGAGAACGTGGCCGGTGAGCGGGGCCCGGAGATCATCGTGATGACCCGGGATCTGAAGAGCACAGACGCCCCAGACGCCACAAACTCCCCAGCCACCCGCCCACCCGAGCTGTCCGCCGGGGTGGAGATCACCGTAACCGATCAACCGGACGAAGACTGGCTGTCCATGTACCACTTCCGCGGCGAACCGCTGCCGCGCCACGCGCTCGAGCTGCTGTGCGAGCGCATCGACGGCACGCTGGGCTTTGCGCGCCTCACCGTTGATGGGCAGCTCGCCGCAATCACCCGCGGCACGATCACCCGCGGCGGGGAACACACGTGGCTGGGCTATTCCGCCGTGGAGGTCGCCGAAGATTTTCGACGCCAAGGCCTCGGCACTCTGCTGGGCCGTCACATGCTGTACTGGGGCACCGCCGGAGGGGCGGATGGAGCCTACCTGGATGTCATCAGCACCAACGTGGCCGGGCGAGGGTTGTATCACAATCTGGGTTTCGGAGAGCATCATAGACACCGCAGCGTGCGGGTGGGCTAG
- a CDS encoding peptide deformylase yields MTIMPIVIAGDPVLHNPTEPIELADGSIPEDLATLIADMYETMDAAHGVGLAANQVGVNKRVFVYHCPDIEGPDGERLSEEEIEANGGPMRRGCVINPVLETSTIPETMPDEELDEEGCLSVPGYSFPTGRADWARVTGTDEHGQPVTVEGYGFFARCLQHETGHLDGYLYTDMLIGRWKRAAKKAIKSEGWKEAGHTWTPGVDADPFGHDD; encoded by the coding sequence ATGACAATCATGCCCATCGTTATCGCAGGCGATCCCGTGCTGCACAACCCCACCGAGCCGATCGAGCTGGCGGATGGTTCCATCCCCGAGGATCTTGCCACCCTCATCGCCGACATGTACGAGACCATGGATGCCGCCCACGGGGTGGGCCTCGCCGCCAACCAGGTGGGAGTGAACAAGCGCGTGTTCGTCTACCACTGTCCCGACATTGAGGGACCGGATGGCGAGCGCCTCAGCGAGGAGGAGATCGAGGCCAACGGCGGCCCCATGCGCCGCGGCTGCGTGATCAACCCCGTGCTGGAAACGAGCACCATCCCGGAAACCATGCCGGATGAGGAACTCGACGAGGAAGGCTGCCTGTCCGTTCCCGGGTACTCCTTCCCCACCGGTCGCGCCGACTGGGCGCGCGTGACCGGCACCGACGAGCACGGCCAGCCCGTCACCGTGGAGGGCTACGGATTCTTCGCGCGCTGCCTGCAGCACGAGACCGGCCACCTGGACGGCTACCTCTACACCGACATGCTCATCGGCCGGTGGAAGCGTGCCGCGAAGAAGGCCATCAAGTCCGAGGGCTGGAAGGAAGCAGGCCACACCTGGACCCCCGGCGTGGATGCCGACCCCTTCGGCCACGACGATTAA
- a CDS encoding DUF3263 domain-containing protein, producing MLTDRDIHMLDFERRWWRDPSAKREAIRSEFGVSPVRYFQQLNNLISQPDALDYDPVLVRMLLRRRDG from the coding sequence ATGTTGACGGACCGAGACATCCACATGCTGGACTTTGAACGGCGATGGTGGCGCGACCCCAGTGCGAAGCGGGAGGCCATCCGTAGCGAGTTTGGGGTGTCTCCGGTGCGCTACTTTCAGCAGCTCAACAACCTGATTTCGCAGCCGGACGCCCTGGATTACGACCCGGTGTTGGTGCGGATGCTGCTGCGCCGCCGGGATGGGTAA
- a CDS encoding LytR C-terminal domain-containing protein: protein MTESHRPRHSLDDDYNDGYENGYENGYDEAFTFDEPAGDRQPQAEEPKGLPLRGLAMILLAVAIILIGWGGYSLMSGDDDSGSDSTTAQEASTPGNSLAPATTDQSTAPAPQDPNASQEGQAQPAPQDQAGNAGAQGGVDKKNAYITVLNNSRVQGLAGDVAGKLGRDQWQKTGVGNLPDQSGTFPTSVVLYPKGDAQAKANAEAVARDLGLKAEERTPETDQAIAGARMLEGPPPAGVIVVTTNDMPR from the coding sequence GTGACTGAATCTCATCGACCACGCCATTCCCTGGACGACGATTACAACGACGGCTACGAGAACGGCTACGAAAACGGGTACGACGAAGCGTTCACCTTCGACGAACCAGCCGGCGACCGTCAGCCCCAGGCCGAAGAGCCCAAGGGGCTACCGCTGCGTGGCCTGGCCATGATCCTGCTGGCCGTGGCCATCATCCTCATTGGCTGGGGCGGATACTCCCTGATGAGCGGAGACGACGATTCCGGCTCCGATTCCACCACGGCTCAGGAAGCCAGCACCCCGGGAAACAGCCTGGCACCTGCCACTACCGACCAGAGCACCGCCCCGGCGCCGCAGGATCCCAATGCCAGCCAGGAGGGGCAGGCCCAGCCAGCCCCACAGGATCAGGCCGGGAACGCTGGGGCGCAGGGTGGCGTCGATAAGAAGAATGCCTACATCACCGTGCTGAACAACTCCCGCGTGCAGGGACTCGCGGGCGATGTCGCGGGCAAGCTCGGCCGCGACCAGTGGCAGAAGACGGGCGTAGGCAACCTACCGGACCAGTCCGGAACCTTCCCCACCTCCGTGGTGCTGTACCCCAAGGGCGACGCCCAAGCGAAGGCCAACGCGGAAGCTGTGGCCCGAGACCTGGGGCTGAAGGCCGAGGAACGCACGCCCGAGACCGACCAGGCGATCGCCGGGGCCCGGATGTTGGAGGGACCGCCGCCCGCCGGAGTGATCGTGGTGACGACCAACGATATGCCGCGCTAG
- a CDS encoding glutamate--cysteine ligase, whose protein sequence is MDFPGSEPTIGLEWEVALVDPETKDLVPRAGELLDILDRDHPGHRVTREFLANTVEMVTGVHRTVPEAVADLRQQLGQLLVAAEELGVELFSAGTHPFAHWGDQLLSSKSSYQEIIERTQYWGRQMLIWGIHMHVGVGSKDKVWPIINAVMTQYPHVLAMSASSPAWEGLDTGYASNRTLLYQQLPTAGIPYQFETWEQWEEFNRDQDRSGVINHTGSMHFDVRPTKYGTVEVRFADATMEVWVLAAISAYVHCLVVYFERQWDAAEGADGAAGTVLPTLQPWHVAENKWRAARYGLEAEIIVDRDTNEALVTDEIRAWVERLMSIAEELGCAEELGNVPAVLDRGGDYAIQREAARAAGAALEPGTRMRGDVGAEEGFTQPEAWVAAVDVTVEALKRSAR, encoded by the coding sequence ATGGACTTCCCCGGCTCTGAGCCAACCATTGGACTTGAATGGGAAGTGGCGCTGGTTGATCCAGAGACCAAAGACCTCGTACCCCGCGCCGGGGAACTGCTAGACATTCTCGACCGCGACCACCCCGGCCACAGGGTGACCAGGGAGTTTCTGGCCAACACCGTGGAAATGGTGACCGGCGTGCACCGCACCGTCCCCGAGGCCGTGGCTGATCTGCGACAGCAACTGGGACAGTTGCTGGTGGCCGCCGAGGAGCTGGGGGTGGAACTGTTCTCCGCGGGAACGCACCCGTTCGCGCACTGGGGTGACCAGCTGCTGAGCAGCAAGTCCAGCTACCAGGAAATCATCGAACGAACCCAGTATTGGGGCCGCCAGATGCTCATCTGGGGCATCCACATGCACGTGGGCGTGGGCAGCAAGGACAAGGTCTGGCCGATCATCAACGCGGTGATGACGCAGTACCCGCACGTGCTCGCAATGTCCGCGAGCTCCCCGGCCTGGGAAGGGCTGGACACGGGATATGCCTCCAACCGCACTTTGCTCTACCAACAGCTGCCGACAGCGGGTATTCCCTACCAGTTCGAGACATGGGAGCAGTGGGAGGAGTTTAACCGCGACCAGGACCGCTCCGGCGTGATCAACCACACCGGCTCCATGCACTTCGACGTGCGGCCCACGAAGTACGGCACGGTAGAGGTGCGCTTCGCGGATGCGACGATGGAAGTGTGGGTCCTGGCCGCGATCAGCGCGTACGTGCACTGCCTCGTGGTGTACTTCGAGAGGCAGTGGGATGCCGCTGAGGGGGCGGATGGTGCGGCAGGCACGGTGCTGCCCACCCTGCAGCCGTGGCACGTGGCCGAGAACAAGTGGCGTGCCGCTCGTTACGGCTTGGAGGCGGAAATCATCGTGGACCGCGACACCAACGAGGCGCTGGTGACCGACGAGATCCGCGCGTGGGTGGAGCGGTTGATGTCCATCGCAGAGGAGCTGGGCTGCGCCGAGGAGCTGGGTAATGTGCCGGCAGTGCTGGATCGCGGGGGCGACTATGCCATCCAGCGCGAGGCTGCCCGAGCTGCTGGTGCTGCGCTGGAGCCGGGAACGCGCATGCGGGGCGATGTGGGAGCCGAAGAGGGCTTCACACAGCCGGAGGCGTGGGTTGCAGCGGTGGATGTGACCGTGGAAGCACTGAAGCGCTCCGCCCGGTAG
- a CDS encoding dipeptidase, with the protein MNFSAEKITAMIDEKMPQLQQDLTELVAFKSIHSTPGLEEDNSGAAQWVVDAYTKAGIPCEAIDTADGSKTVVGHRPAAEGFPTVLLYSHYDVQPAGDVNEWTSDPWTLTERDGRWYGRGSSDCKGHVAMHLAVLNVMRELAEDGHEDYGKLGIRVIVEGSEERGGYGLEDLLEQRPELFEADLFMIADSGNDALGEPSVCTALRGSAPVKVHLKTIEQPMHSGQYGGAAPDALLELIKLLSTLHDDNGLVAVEGLQPKNHWDGVGPDNETFRENAGVLDGVNVIGVDEGFEPNDLTVSNPSITVTGLDSLSVADSINSVPATAAAVVSLRVPPGRDPKECQDQLIAHLEKHRPNAIMEIERVARAEPFSADTSGPYLREFSEAIGEVYGKETVEVASGGSIPLTNKLLSKFLEAELALYGIEEPLCRIHSADESVSPVEIRDIAASELLFLTRVAGTAANK; encoded by the coding sequence ATGAACTTCAGTGCAGAAAAGATCACCGCCATGATCGACGAGAAGATGCCGCAGCTGCAGCAGGATCTCACCGAGCTCGTGGCTTTCAAATCGATTCACTCCACCCCCGGCCTCGAGGAAGACAATTCCGGCGCCGCACAGTGGGTTGTCGATGCCTACACCAAGGCCGGCATCCCTTGTGAAGCCATCGACACCGCCGATGGATCCAAGACCGTTGTGGGCCACCGCCCCGCCGCCGAGGGCTTCCCCACCGTCCTTCTCTACTCGCACTACGACGTGCAACCCGCCGGAGACGTCAACGAATGGACCTCCGACCCCTGGACCCTCACCGAACGCGACGGGCGCTGGTACGGCCGCGGCTCCTCTGACTGCAAGGGCCACGTGGCCATGCACCTCGCCGTACTAAACGTCATGCGCGAGCTCGCCGAAGACGGACACGAGGACTACGGAAAGCTCGGCATCCGCGTGATCGTCGAAGGCTCCGAGGAGCGCGGCGGGTACGGCCTCGAAGACCTGCTGGAGCAGCGCCCCGAACTGTTCGAGGCTGACCTGTTCATGATCGCCGACTCCGGCAACGACGCCCTGGGCGAGCCCAGCGTGTGCACTGCCCTGCGCGGCTCCGCCCCGGTGAAGGTTCACCTCAAGACCATCGAACAGCCCATGCACTCCGGCCAGTACGGCGGCGCCGCACCGGATGCCCTGCTCGAGCTCATCAAGCTGCTGTCGACCCTGCACGATGACAATGGCTTGGTTGCCGTCGAGGGTCTGCAGCCGAAAAACCACTGGGATGGCGTCGGACCCGATAATGAGACCTTCCGCGAGAATGCCGGCGTGCTCGATGGGGTGAACGTGATCGGCGTGGACGAGGGCTTTGAGCCGAACGACCTGACCGTGAGCAACCCCTCGATCACCGTGACGGGGTTGGATTCACTGTCGGTTGCGGATTCCATCAACTCCGTGCCCGCCACCGCCGCCGCGGTGGTCAGCCTGCGCGTGCCGCCGGGACGCGACCCGAAGGAGTGCCAGGACCAGCTCATCGCCCACCTGGAGAAGCACCGCCCCAACGCGATCATGGAGATCGAGCGTGTCGCCCGCGCCGAACCGTTCAGCGCTGATACCTCCGGCCCATACCTGCGCGAGTTCTCCGAGGCGATCGGCGAGGTGTACGGCAAGGAGACGGTCGAGGTGGCATCCGGTGGGTCTATCCCGCTGACCAACAAGCTGCTGTCGAAGTTCCTGGAGGCCGAATTGGCGCTGTACGGCATCGAAGAACCACTGTGCCGTATCCACTCTGCGGACGAGTCCGTTTCACCAGTTGAGATTCGGGACATTGCGGCCTCTGAGCTGCTGTTCCTCACTCGGGTGGCAGGCACCGCGGCCAACAAGTAG